The Mycolicibacterium hassiacum DSM 44199 genome includes a window with the following:
- a CDS encoding MlaD family protein, with protein MKLPETAVGTFLHTYRRPLAGLTVFLVVCLALTWTVFVTLQRNVEGETHSYSAIFTDVSGLKVGDEVRMAGVKVGRVDGITLDGTTARVDFRVQAEQTLYGNTKAAIIYQNIIGQRYLGLSLGDYGDPRVLPPGSTIPVQRTEPSFDISALLNGFEPLFALLNPDQVDNLTTAIVRSLQGDTAAVVTLIAETTRLAESYAGTDAILDGVLDHLNTVVATLADRGDALHAGIDSAETVFAGFARERAKFIDSLDQTSIVGRRLAAIVDDVQPDLREWLAREPGFAKHFMEDKQGFEYMAFNTPLLLKGLARFSQGGAYLDVYACHLTVSQFPRIDALIQAIVREGTFENRPTYSQKCR; from the coding sequence GTGAAACTGCCCGAGACGGCGGTCGGCACCTTCCTGCACACCTACCGCCGCCCGCTGGCCGGACTGACCGTCTTCCTGGTCGTCTGCCTGGCGTTGACCTGGACGGTGTTCGTCACCCTGCAGCGCAACGTCGAGGGCGAAACCCACAGCTACAGCGCGATCTTCACCGATGTGTCCGGGCTCAAGGTCGGCGACGAGGTGCGCATGGCCGGGGTCAAGGTGGGCCGGGTCGACGGGATCACCCTCGACGGCACCACCGCCCGGGTCGACTTCCGGGTGCAGGCCGAACAGACCCTGTACGGAAACACCAAGGCCGCCATCATCTATCAGAACATCATCGGCCAGCGCTACCTCGGCCTGTCGCTGGGCGACTACGGCGACCCCCGGGTGCTGCCGCCGGGGTCGACGATCCCGGTGCAGCGCACCGAACCGTCGTTCGACATCTCGGCGCTGCTCAACGGATTCGAACCGCTGTTCGCGCTGCTGAACCCGGACCAGGTGGACAACCTCACCACCGCGATCGTGCGGTCGCTGCAGGGCGACACCGCAGCGGTGGTCACCCTGATCGCCGAGACCACCCGGCTGGCCGAGTCCTACGCGGGCACCGACGCGATCCTCGACGGGGTGCTCGATCACCTCAACACCGTGGTGGCGACCCTGGCCGACCGCGGTGACGCGCTGCACGCGGGTATCGACTCCGCCGAGACGGTGTTCGCCGGATTCGCCCGGGAGCGCGCGAAATTCATCGACTCGCTGGACCAGACCTCGATCGTGGGCCGGCGGCTGGCCGCCATCGTCGACGACGTCCAGCCCGACCTGCGGGAGTGGCTGGCCCGCGAACCCGGCTTCGCCAAGCACTTCATGGAGGACAAACAGGGTTTCGAGTACATGGCCTTCAACACCCCGCTGCTGCTCAAGGGCCTGGCCCGATTCAGCCAGGGCGGCGCCTACCTCGACGTGTACGCCTGCCATCTGACGGTGTCGCAGTTCCCGCGCATCGACGCGCTGATCCAGGCCATCGTGCGGGAGGGCACCTTCGAGAACCGTCCGACCTACAGCCAGAAGTGCCGGTGA
- a CDS encoding MCE family protein, with amino-acid sequence MNTLNRIRARASITSVSKLRLGIIAVTVIAVTLAGALGLGRLGIGKEIYIAEFAQSAGLSTGDRVTVAGVQVGRVRGMRLAGDHVAVTLEIDDDLTLGTATKAAIKLTTLLGARYVELRPAGSEPLRDRRIPLSNTEVPYDLQSALQDATVTFEAVDARRIAESMTTLSAQLQQAPEVLPQALDNIEHLSKVIAGRRDQIYDLLRRTEQVAELLGDQQRSLGLLLHQSHEVLSDLVARKELVVRLIDATTRLVNQLRPVLIEDRGRIDELLANLDGMLSAVHRNDALLRNTLQILPVPVRNFANATGNGNEFDFTSTGGTMIDSFVCAISGRAKQFNLPPYFGDCR; translated from the coding sequence ATGAACACGCTCAATCGGATTCGCGCCCGGGCCTCGATCACCTCGGTAAGCAAGCTGCGGCTGGGCATCATCGCGGTGACGGTCATCGCGGTCACCCTCGCCGGCGCGCTGGGCCTGGGGCGGCTGGGCATCGGCAAGGAAATCTATATCGCCGAGTTCGCCCAGTCCGCGGGCCTGAGCACCGGCGACCGGGTGACCGTGGCGGGGGTGCAGGTCGGCCGGGTCAGGGGCATGCGGCTGGCCGGCGACCACGTGGCGGTCACCCTCGAGATCGACGACGACCTGACGCTGGGCACCGCCACCAAGGCGGCCATCAAGCTCACCACGCTGCTCGGCGCGCGCTACGTCGAACTCCGCCCGGCCGGCTCCGAGCCGCTGCGCGATCGACGGATTCCCCTGTCCAACACCGAGGTTCCCTATGATCTGCAGTCCGCGCTGCAGGACGCCACGGTCACCTTCGAGGCGGTGGACGCCAGACGGATCGCCGAGTCGATGACCACGCTGTCGGCGCAGCTGCAGCAGGCCCCCGAGGTGCTGCCGCAGGCGCTGGACAACATCGAGCACCTGTCTAAGGTGATCGCGGGCCGCCGCGACCAGATCTACGACCTGCTGCGCCGCACCGAGCAGGTGGCCGAACTGCTCGGCGACCAGCAGCGCAGCCTCGGGCTGCTGCTGCACCAGAGCCACGAGGTGCTCAGCGACCTGGTAGCGCGAAAAGAACTGGTGGTCCGGTTGATCGACGCCACCACCCGGCTGGTCAACCAGCTGCGGCCGGTGCTCATCGAGGACCGCGGCCGCATCGACGAGCTGCTGGCCAACCTGGACGGCATGCTCTCGGCGGTGCACCGCAACGACGCGCTGTTGCGCAACACCCTGCAGATCCTGCCGGTCCCGGTCCGCAATTTCGCCAACGCGACCGGCAACGGCAACGAGTTCGACTTCACCTCGACCGGGGGCACGATGATCGACTCGTTCGTCTGCGCGATCAGCGGACGCGCCAAACAGTTCAACCTGCCGCCGTACTTCGGGGACTGCCGATGA
- a CDS encoding MCE family protein, whose translation MTLRALLKQIVVAAIAGLACGGCAGGPIDGKPMTVVALFDSASGLYEGNAVAILGMPVGKVTRIEPSGAEVRVTMRIDPGVQIPADVAAVTVSTSILTDRHVELTPVYRGGPTLADGAVLGLDRTRTPVEFDRVLAMIDELAVQLGGDGNGSGPVAELLSVSAALTEGRGGEIRSALGELSKALRMSQENGAPTGDAITAIVTNLDRLTAAAAENDRTIREVGSAVRQLSAVLAAERLGSGSTGAQINQILSATADLLEANREHLKQTATGMESVTKAIADYRREVAETLDIAPMLLDNVYNMIDHEKDAIRAHPLLDKVELNGMLTKEFCNLLGMKQLGCSTGTIQDYGPDFGLTDMLEGLAGLHR comes from the coding sequence ATGACCCTGCGCGCGCTGCTGAAACAGATCGTCGTCGCGGCGATCGCCGGTCTCGCGTGCGGCGGCTGCGCGGGCGGGCCGATCGACGGCAAGCCGATGACCGTCGTCGCGCTGTTCGACAGCGCCAGCGGGCTCTACGAGGGCAACGCGGTCGCGATCCTCGGCATGCCGGTCGGCAAGGTCACCCGGATCGAACCGAGCGGCGCCGAGGTGCGGGTGACGATGCGCATCGACCCCGGCGTGCAGATTCCCGCCGACGTTGCGGCCGTCACCGTGTCCACCTCGATCCTCACCGACCGGCACGTCGAGCTCACCCCGGTGTACCGCGGCGGCCCGACGCTCGCCGACGGCGCGGTGCTGGGACTCGACCGCACCCGCACCCCGGTGGAGTTCGACCGGGTGCTGGCGATGATCGACGAGCTGGCGGTGCAACTCGGCGGCGACGGCAACGGGTCCGGGCCGGTGGCCGAGCTGCTGTCGGTGAGCGCGGCGCTGACCGAAGGCAGGGGCGGCGAGATCCGTTCGGCGCTCGGCGAACTGTCCAAGGCGCTGCGGATGAGCCAGGAGAACGGGGCCCCCACCGGGGATGCGATCACCGCGATCGTCACCAACCTGGACCGGCTGACCGCCGCGGCCGCGGAGAACGACCGGACCATCCGCGAGGTGGGCTCCGCGGTGCGGCAGCTGTCGGCGGTGCTGGCGGCCGAGCGGCTGGGCAGTGGGTCCACCGGGGCGCAGATCAACCAGATCCTCTCCGCGACCGCCGATCTGCTCGAGGCCAACCGCGAGCATCTGAAACAGACCGCGACGGGCATGGAGTCGGTGACCAAGGCCATCGCCGACTACCGGCGCGAGGTCGCCGAAACCCTCGATATCGCCCCGATGCTGCTCGACAACGTCTACAACATGATCGATCACGAGAAGGACGCCATCCGGGCGCATCCGCTGCTGGACAAGGTGGAGCTCAACGGGATGCTGACCAAGGAGTTCTGCAACCTGCTCGGCATGAAACAGCTGGGCTGCAGCACCGGAACCATCCAGGACTACGGGCCGGACTTCGGCCTGACCGACATGCTCGAGGGATTGGCGGGACTGCACCGATGA